One Malus sylvestris chromosome 14, drMalSylv7.2, whole genome shotgun sequence DNA segment encodes these proteins:
- the LOC126600483 gene encoding monodehydroascorbate reductase, chloroplastic/mitochondrial isoform X1 — MRRQTSMAKRQRSNPLGGGGVVGLHHGGGNNRLHRCSRCKLQPEIFRRRMANLANSVCFKHSAALRLPQQHPADRRSSPIGFRTFRRSYVVSSSDFTNENREFVIVGGGNAAGYAARTFVEHGMADGRLAIVSKEAVAPYERPALTKGYLFPSDKKPARLPGFHTCVGSGGDRQTPDWYKEKGIEMFYEDPVTNVDIEKQTLTTNSGKLLKFGSLIIATGCTASRFPEKIGGNLPGVHYIRDVADADALVSSLEKTRKVVVVGGGYIGMEVAAAAIGWKLDTTIIFPENHLLQRLFTASLAQRYEEFYQENGVKFVKGASIKNLEAGADGRVNYVKLEDGTTIEADTVVIGIGAKPAVGPFESVGLDSSVGGIQVDGLFRTRIPGIFAVGDVAAFPLKMYNRIARVEHVDHARRSAQHCVKALVSAQTDTYDYLPSFYSRVFEYEGSPRKIWWQFFGDNIGETIEIGNFNPKIATFWIDSGKLKGVLLESGSPEEFQLLPKLARSQPIVDKAKLQNASSVEEALDIVQSLL, encoded by the exons ATGAGAAGGCAGACTAGTATGGCCAAAAGGCAACGAAGTAATCCGCTCGGTGGCGGCGGTGTAGTTGGCCTCCACCACGGTGGTGGTAACAACCGTCTGCACAGGTGCTCCCGGTGCAAACTACAACCCGAAATAT TTCGCAGGCGAATGGCGAACCTGGCCAATTCCGTGTGCTTCAAGCACTCTGCTGCTCTCCGGCTTCCGCAGCAACACCCAGCTGATCGCCGTTCTTCTCCAATCGGATTCAGGACCTTCCGCCGAAGCTACGTTGTTTCGTCCTCAGATTTCACCAACGAAAACCGAGA GTTTGTGATTGTTGGTGGCGGCAATGCGGCTGGCTATGCAGCTAGGACTTTCGTCGAACACGGAATGGCCGATGGACGCCTCGCAATCGTGTCGAAAGAg GCCGTTGCGCCTTATGAGCGTCCTGCTTTGACGAAAGGCTATTTGTTCCCTTCGGATAAGAAGCCAGCACGATTGCCT GGGTTTCATACTTGTGTTGGATCCGGTGGTGATAGGCAAACACCTGACTGGTATAAAGAAAAAGGGATAGAG ATGTTCTATGAAGATCCCGTTACAAATGTTGATATTGAAAAGCAGACACTGACTACAAATTCAGGCAAACTGCTCAAGTTTGGATCACTTATAATTGCTACAGGATGTACAGCCTCAAG ATTTCCTGAGAAAATTGGAGGAAACCTACCTGGTGTTCATTATATACGGGATGTTGCAGATGCTGATGCACTAGTATCATCATTG GAGAAAACACGGAAGGTGGTTGTTGTTGGTGGTGGTTATATTGGTATGGAGGTTGCTGCAGCTGCTATTGGTTGGAAACTTGATACAACG ATCATATTTCCAGAAAACCATCTGTTGCAAAGATTGTTTACTGCTTCACTTGCCCAGAGATATGAGGAATTCTACCAAGAGAATGGTGTTAAATTCGTAAAG GGCGcctcaattaaaaatttagaAGCTGGTGCTGATGGACGTGTAAATTATGTTAAGCTTGAAGATGGAACTACTATAGAAGCGGACACA gTAGTTATTGGTATTGGAGCAAAACCTGCTGTTGGTCCTTTTGAAAGTGTCGGTTTGGATTCCAGTGTTGGTGGTATACAG GTTGATGGTCTGTTCCGGACGAGGATACCTGGAATCTTTGCAGTTGGAGATGTTGCAGCATTTCCATTGAAG ATGTATAACCGTATAGCACGAGTTGAACATGTAGATCATGCTCGTCGATCTGCACAGCATTGCGTTAAGGCTTTAGTGAGTGCACAAACTGACAC ATATGATTACCTCCCATCTTTTTACTCGAGGGTGTTTGAATATGAAGGAAGCCCCAGGAAAATATGGTGGCAATTTTTTGGGGACAACA TTGGAGAGACGATTGAAATTGGGAATTTTAATCCTAAGATTGCTACTTTCTGGATAGATTCTG GCAAATTGAAAGGTGTTCTTCTTGAGAGCGGAAGTCCCGAG GAATTTCAACTCCTTCCGAAACTTGCAAGGAGCCAGCCTATTGTCGATAAAGCCAAGCTTCAGAATGCATCTTCGGTTGAGGAGGCACTGGACATTGTTCAGTCGTTGTTATAG
- the LOC126600483 gene encoding monodehydroascorbate reductase, chloroplastic/mitochondrial isoform X2 — MSSVRRRMANLANSVCFKHSAALRLPQQHPADRRSSPIGFRTFRRSYVVSSSDFTNENREFVIVGGGNAAGYAARTFVEHGMADGRLAIVSKEAVAPYERPALTKGYLFPSDKKPARLPGFHTCVGSGGDRQTPDWYKEKGIEMFYEDPVTNVDIEKQTLTTNSGKLLKFGSLIIATGCTASRFPEKIGGNLPGVHYIRDVADADALVSSLEKTRKVVVVGGGYIGMEVAAAAIGWKLDTTIIFPENHLLQRLFTASLAQRYEEFYQENGVKFVKGASIKNLEAGADGRVNYVKLEDGTTIEADTVVIGIGAKPAVGPFESVGLDSSVGGIQVDGLFRTRIPGIFAVGDVAAFPLKMYNRIARVEHVDHARRSAQHCVKALVSAQTDTYDYLPSFYSRVFEYEGSPRKIWWQFFGDNIGETIEIGNFNPKIATFWIDSGKLKGVLLESGSPEEFQLLPKLARSQPIVDKAKLQNASSVEEALDIVQSLL; from the exons ATGTCTTCAG TTCGCAGGCGAATGGCGAACCTGGCCAATTCCGTGTGCTTCAAGCACTCTGCTGCTCTCCGGCTTCCGCAGCAACACCCAGCTGATCGCCGTTCTTCTCCAATCGGATTCAGGACCTTCCGCCGAAGCTACGTTGTTTCGTCCTCAGATTTCACCAACGAAAACCGAGA GTTTGTGATTGTTGGTGGCGGCAATGCGGCTGGCTATGCAGCTAGGACTTTCGTCGAACACGGAATGGCCGATGGACGCCTCGCAATCGTGTCGAAAGAg GCCGTTGCGCCTTATGAGCGTCCTGCTTTGACGAAAGGCTATTTGTTCCCTTCGGATAAGAAGCCAGCACGATTGCCT GGGTTTCATACTTGTGTTGGATCCGGTGGTGATAGGCAAACACCTGACTGGTATAAAGAAAAAGGGATAGAG ATGTTCTATGAAGATCCCGTTACAAATGTTGATATTGAAAAGCAGACACTGACTACAAATTCAGGCAAACTGCTCAAGTTTGGATCACTTATAATTGCTACAGGATGTACAGCCTCAAG ATTTCCTGAGAAAATTGGAGGAAACCTACCTGGTGTTCATTATATACGGGATGTTGCAGATGCTGATGCACTAGTATCATCATTG GAGAAAACACGGAAGGTGGTTGTTGTTGGTGGTGGTTATATTGGTATGGAGGTTGCTGCAGCTGCTATTGGTTGGAAACTTGATACAACG ATCATATTTCCAGAAAACCATCTGTTGCAAAGATTGTTTACTGCTTCACTTGCCCAGAGATATGAGGAATTCTACCAAGAGAATGGTGTTAAATTCGTAAAG GGCGcctcaattaaaaatttagaAGCTGGTGCTGATGGACGTGTAAATTATGTTAAGCTTGAAGATGGAACTACTATAGAAGCGGACACA gTAGTTATTGGTATTGGAGCAAAACCTGCTGTTGGTCCTTTTGAAAGTGTCGGTTTGGATTCCAGTGTTGGTGGTATACAG GTTGATGGTCTGTTCCGGACGAGGATACCTGGAATCTTTGCAGTTGGAGATGTTGCAGCATTTCCATTGAAG ATGTATAACCGTATAGCACGAGTTGAACATGTAGATCATGCTCGTCGATCTGCACAGCATTGCGTTAAGGCTTTAGTGAGTGCACAAACTGACAC ATATGATTACCTCCCATCTTTTTACTCGAGGGTGTTTGAATATGAAGGAAGCCCCAGGAAAATATGGTGGCAATTTTTTGGGGACAACA TTGGAGAGACGATTGAAATTGGGAATTTTAATCCTAAGATTGCTACTTTCTGGATAGATTCTG GCAAATTGAAAGGTGTTCTTCTTGAGAGCGGAAGTCCCGAG GAATTTCAACTCCTTCCGAAACTTGCAAGGAGCCAGCCTATTGTCGATAAAGCCAAGCTTCAGAATGCATCTTCGGTTGAGGAGGCACTGGACATTGTTCAGTCGTTGTTATAG